From the genome of Polyangiaceae bacterium, one region includes:
- a CDS encoding tetratricopeptide repeat protein: MALGVLQSDPENEAAWNDLAEAVTAPETSSDDVERLLGLARAKQEQRREWGAVAKLLELEMSFAAGTPVEAPMQAELARIYQDELVDVDKAMVVYRRLLELQPEDDAANEAVEADEAKRAKWAELVDRYVSESESADNPTFKSSLLASAADVGFRYGKDEARDRVAELLALALALDPKNGRAVRLLEVSSRAANDWDGVARALSITLREGATKEDRVAAGLRLGRVASTKLEDQTKARDAFAQVLDLQPGQPDALSYLAELFSKGEQWDELVALYEDQLKGGGVKPGDELGVLVQIAMVHWRMRDQPQAAEPYFDRVRRADPTHAGMLSFFREHLLAKGDKARLYAILTDAQRALPDGQDKRSIATELAKLAESTENAHKAIDQYKNILRTDPDNRDARDALKRLYMQTEGYNALVELYRQELERTPTTEPQARAQILRDIASIYRDRAKNDAALVTVLTQIVQLDDRDIDAVRELTRIYEGLGRWRDLLAYQQKLAELSNDTDEKSTLYRAVARRWIDQFSNVQNAVTAYEALLEVEPNDDEAQQRLKELYLKRRSWPQLYALYEKQLPNAYGTDRIELLTEMAKLAAERLDRGADAILHYKAILELDSSAPGVLDALEKQAERDKDFATVAEVLERRVDVANDDTAKLNALQKLGTVYAEKLKDPVAAARTWRRVLDIQPGHARALRVLREAYVASGDWDGLEELYASQNDWEGLVEFLSSAADKSSEASVKLDISFRAARIYEEQLAAPERAVRSYERVLSVAPTDARAAAALVPIYEKEEKWARLPALYEILLGATDDSDERVAMLRKLAAVTGGPLSDKQKALGYARRAYELDASEDGLTLLEAWSRAANSWGPFVEAVEARLKRDEEIDASQRRMLKLRLAEVYSRELGKVDEAAATYRELVQADPTDEETIREFDGLLRANEKKDDLRWLFQLRADQVHDEERAEILEEWATLEEEVFGDQAQAIALLHKVVEVTPTRGNALRALSRLLIAAGEAAAAAEVVARHRDVSDGDQRAQCEVELATLYLEKLERYVDAFDAAVRALEILPHDREAVSILARLLDKPDTRARAAQVLSIEYAETGDARKEAHALRVLLESETDTSTRLALFLKLADVEEEKLRAAGTAFDVVLGALNEFASELTVWDRASELAQRSGRPTDLAEAYRTHLVAARSAEGAAKLPDDVEIDLCERAATLHDEQLGDPEGAMPYLDRVLAVDPTNERAFSRLKLILTNSERWGELEALYDKAAQGTPDPATRIDLLNDVAIIAEDTMGDAAKAIRYYERILTLDSLYVPALNACERLYEREGRWKDLAALLERRLDTATDDETATIKLNLGRIYLDRLHEPEKSLEHLERVLELRQSDAEARQLVERLLEVGSLRQRAAQVLEIVYEARDDVRQLVRVLEIRREGVTDEHERRELLRRVSTLRDERLKDDAGAFATLSEFVPLEPDDSVVRDRFVEIGRRLGEHEKMAQVLTAAADACSTPPTQGEILMVVAEICEDMLGDLDRAEAVFRRVLGIDPGDPNLVVPAAQALARIYTGKGKHEALAEVLAVEVGLEADLDKRRALYRRIGEVYESVLDQPDKAIGAWRSRMSDDPEDLEALAALERLYERTANWRELVAILEARQTLSTDPVERKRTMVRAAETLASKLDDVSAAISGWRNVSDEFGPETATLSALEALYEKAERWADLADTLDVHLSLAGELAERLDLFARLGDVRRLHQSDLSGALDAYRQALMLDPSNARCRAALEALLEDPDARRDAAETLHPLYEADGDSDKLLRVLEIEVETSQSTGERLEQLQTALRTAEGPLGDTGRAFGYAVRGVREAAGEAEVGDWIQTVERLATATSRWTELSDLYRAVVDDILDGDVQQDVRLRVGELARTKLDDKTLAIEWYKKALEAKSDDRRAMIALEELYAEANDAPNLLEILRQRVDNAENDDEKKKLLFRQAELQRDSLKDQTGAIETYETLLDVELNPRAIAALEKLYTEATRWEDLIKLYERQLDGGVGTKAELRVKIAKVAHERLEDVSRAFDELSEALAIDSAHTGAVGELEALLECSENPEHRARAGEMLEPVYLRRADWARVKMALDARLAASEDSSERRELLTRLATLHEEQLEDYKAALETVAKLLHEELGDEGVWHELERLAKVASAERRLAEIYSAELTEVTSDDAQTAKLSRRTGEIYADLGDVASALKWYRRAYEFEPESTELFALIDRLLVKENRHEERVTLYRASLDHRYDKDRLDALHTIAKLERFELKQLDQAIETYRAALDVDDADAKSLDALTELYAELGRDQDLADLYLRRAEAASSGEAGAPYRLALARLLRDKIKDTSAAIDQLEAIVGDVPWHQEAIKELEALTQSDEHKARVVEILRPLYERSDDWRLLVKLNEERFNLAQDVPEKVAVLRETAQLWETRGNDRNLAFRSMRAAFALDPEDGETRAELERLATILKAWERLAESYEQGIEKTNDDMTKRELLLAVAKVYDDKIDDPRRALGAYRRLSELDATERDPLEAMDTLGTLLADWPTVIGVLEKKSEIASDDENAGIWRRIAETKLQMLDDEDGSIKAYERALELDPESTVTADALISLYEPRDAAERLVELYARRVELAGTGDADLRYDLNVRAAGRYEKSLGNRREAISALNAALDARPADAPVLASLEQLYRAEKMWDELLDNLKLQAAHAATKDDRVKLRTAIGDLYADQLASPQDALEHYRLVLDDDATNDHAIKAIRAIGEGREELRLDAADALEPVLRAASRWEELVGVLEMRLKAQTEGTDRAKTLRAIALVEDEKLSRTQAAESALLRALEDTPDDADLHAEIERLVARSDGFGRYCDALSNRAGQTFDATIAKDLWLRVGRIAEENLKDDRRSVEAYAKAVEQAGDEPALLEALDRLYSRIGDNKALADVLERRVAVISNEAEQAGFYHRLATIQIEAFSDKSAGLATLKQALERAPDHTASREALEKLTDEESLFEEAAEALENVYKTQADYAALAKLYEKRIKFAAGPTERVRLRLDLAKVLEDRSNDPKAAQASLEAALSDDPSDVDVLAEIERLAPVTGGWASAADALEKAVSEKKDLSSEAARDLWMRLAEWRKDKILDNAAAERAFEQALKHDPSSETILRNIEGLQRVAGRERELVETLRRLAALDGLQHQSADLRREAKGLAEGVLADDALSEAILREMIKADDGDLWALAELTRVREKAGDHKEVFELLVRRIDLRADASLIRGLRHQAAEVARDKLNDDKSAIEIYSQAFEDEPSDTKASGALRELYVKAGKYKDLLDLLSRLVDMADGPSTRSDLRLESAQICIDKLDATSEAMEHLRAILDEERTHEKATLLLSQLLEKTGRDDELAELLNSQIELSKERGDLSAELVYSVRLGEVFEKRLNNVAKAIETYQAVLARDAKHKGALLSLARLHEKKGAKAEAAKALETVLDGVSGEEAVQTALRLGDLYTALKDETAVRRVLEIGLKANDRALDIRTKLHSLYEKQQAWAELADLVKGDADTATEDAQKVQLYRKAAEIHLTKRNDPGAAADLLVKASELAPGDRELLLTLCDAYSASGRGKQAAEVLQKIVESYGGRRSKELAAIHHRLAKAYLADGDKEKALADLEVAFKIDPGSVGILRDLGVLSMELGEAASDKPVRDANFERAQKTFRALLLQKLDDSSPISKAETFYYIARILHAQGDDKKAIQQLDRSIDADKNFAPAKELHAKLKK, encoded by the coding sequence ATGGCCCTTGGGGTCTTGCAGTCAGATCCCGAGAACGAGGCGGCCTGGAACGATCTCGCAGAGGCCGTAACCGCCCCTGAAACATCGAGTGACGATGTGGAACGCCTCCTGGGGCTCGCGCGAGCCAAGCAGGAGCAGCGGCGAGAATGGGGGGCCGTCGCAAAGCTTCTCGAGCTCGAGATGTCCTTTGCCGCCGGTACGCCGGTCGAAGCGCCCATGCAGGCAGAGCTTGCGCGCATCTACCAGGACGAGCTCGTCGACGTCGACAAGGCCATGGTGGTCTATCGACGTCTGCTCGAGCTTCAACCGGAAGACGATGCGGCAAACGAAGCGGTCGAGGCTGATGAAGCCAAGCGCGCGAAGTGGGCCGAGCTCGTCGATCGCTACGTCTCGGAATCCGAAAGCGCGGACAACCCGACGTTCAAGAGCTCGCTGCTTGCAAGCGCTGCCGACGTTGGATTCCGCTACGGCAAAGACGAGGCTCGCGATCGCGTTGCCGAGCTACTCGCCTTGGCCTTGGCGCTCGATCCGAAAAACGGTCGTGCGGTGCGCTTGCTCGAAGTGTCGAGCCGAGCCGCGAACGATTGGGACGGCGTGGCTCGCGCGCTCTCGATCACGCTGCGTGAAGGCGCAACGAAGGAAGACCGCGTTGCGGCAGGACTTCGGCTTGGGCGTGTCGCTTCGACGAAGCTCGAAGACCAAACGAAGGCGCGTGATGCGTTCGCGCAGGTGCTCGACCTTCAACCCGGTCAGCCCGATGCATTGTCGTATCTCGCCGAGCTTTTCTCGAAGGGCGAGCAATGGGACGAGCTCGTTGCGCTCTATGAAGATCAGCTCAAGGGCGGTGGGGTCAAACCCGGTGACGAGCTTGGCGTGCTCGTGCAGATCGCCATGGTGCATTGGCGCATGCGTGATCAACCGCAGGCGGCCGAGCCGTACTTCGATCGCGTACGCCGAGCCGATCCCACGCACGCCGGCATGCTCTCGTTCTTCCGCGAGCACCTTTTGGCGAAGGGCGACAAGGCACGTCTCTACGCCATCCTGACCGATGCGCAGCGTGCGCTGCCGGATGGTCAAGACAAACGCTCGATCGCCACCGAGCTTGCGAAGCTCGCCGAGTCGACCGAGAACGCGCACAAGGCGATCGACCAGTACAAGAACATCCTTCGCACCGATCCCGACAATCGCGATGCGCGCGATGCGCTCAAGCGTCTGTACATGCAGACGGAGGGCTACAACGCGCTCGTCGAGCTTTACCGTCAGGAGCTCGAACGAACCCCGACGACCGAACCACAAGCTCGCGCTCAGATCCTGCGCGACATCGCGTCCATCTATCGCGATCGCGCAAAGAACGACGCAGCCCTCGTGACGGTGTTGACGCAGATCGTTCAGCTCGACGACCGCGACATCGATGCCGTGCGCGAGTTGACGCGCATCTACGAAGGGCTCGGGCGCTGGCGCGATCTGCTCGCGTATCAGCAGAAGCTTGCAGAGCTATCGAACGACACGGACGAGAAATCGACGCTTTATCGAGCGGTCGCACGTCGCTGGATCGATCAGTTCTCGAACGTTCAGAACGCCGTGACTGCGTACGAGGCGTTGCTCGAAGTCGAGCCCAACGACGACGAAGCGCAGCAACGATTGAAGGAGCTGTACCTCAAGCGTCGTTCGTGGCCGCAGCTCTACGCGCTCTACGAGAAGCAGCTTCCGAACGCGTACGGTACGGACCGCATCGAGCTGCTCACCGAGATGGCGAAGCTCGCAGCCGAGCGTCTCGATCGTGGAGCCGACGCAATCCTTCACTACAAGGCGATCCTCGAGCTCGATTCGTCTGCACCTGGTGTGCTCGATGCACTCGAGAAGCAGGCCGAGCGCGACAAAGACTTCGCAACCGTCGCCGAAGTACTCGAGCGACGCGTCGATGTAGCGAACGACGATACCGCCAAGCTCAATGCGCTTCAGAAGCTCGGAACGGTATATGCCGAGAAGCTGAAGGATCCTGTTGCGGCAGCGCGCACGTGGCGACGTGTCCTCGACATTCAACCGGGACATGCGCGTGCGCTTCGCGTGCTTCGTGAGGCGTATGTCGCATCGGGCGATTGGGATGGACTCGAGGAGCTGTACGCGTCGCAAAACGATTGGGAAGGACTCGTCGAGTTCTTGTCGTCGGCAGCCGACAAGTCGTCTGAAGCATCGGTAAAACTCGACATTTCATTCCGCGCGGCGCGCATCTACGAAGAGCAACTCGCAGCGCCCGAACGCGCCGTGCGTTCGTACGAGCGCGTACTAAGTGTTGCCCCGACGGATGCTCGTGCAGCCGCGGCGCTCGTGCCGATCTACGAGAAGGAAGAGAAGTGGGCTCGGCTTCCCGCGCTTTACGAGATTCTTCTCGGCGCAACGGACGACAGTGACGAGCGCGTGGCGATGCTCCGCAAGCTCGCGGCTGTCACGGGTGGTCCGCTGTCGGACAAGCAGAAGGCGCTTGGTTATGCGCGTCGCGCCTACGAGCTCGATGCGAGCGAAGATGGTTTGACGTTGCTCGAGGCGTGGAGCCGAGCTGCGAATTCGTGGGGACCGTTTGTCGAGGCAGTCGAAGCGCGTCTCAAGCGCGACGAAGAGATCGACGCATCGCAGCGCCGGATGCTGAAGCTGCGGCTTGCGGAGGTGTATTCGCGCGAGCTTGGCAAAGTCGACGAAGCTGCGGCGACGTACCGCGAGCTGGTGCAAGCCGATCCGACGGACGAAGAGACGATCCGCGAGTTCGATGGGTTGCTTCGCGCCAACGAGAAGAAAGACGATCTGCGCTGGCTCTTCCAACTCAGGGCCGATCAGGTTCACGACGAAGAGCGCGCCGAGATTCTCGAAGAGTGGGCGACGCTCGAAGAGGAAGTGTTTGGCGATCAGGCGCAAGCAATTGCGCTGCTGCACAAGGTCGTCGAAGTCACGCCCACGCGAGGCAATGCGCTGCGAGCGCTCTCGAGGCTGCTCATTGCAGCAGGCGAAGCTGCGGCGGCTGCGGAAGTCGTTGCACGTCATAGGGACGTGTCGGACGGCGATCAGCGCGCCCAATGCGAAGTCGAGCTTGCGACGCTGTACCTCGAGAAGCTCGAGCGTTACGTCGACGCGTTCGATGCGGCCGTACGTGCACTCGAGATCTTGCCGCACGATCGCGAGGCCGTGAGCATTCTCGCTCGGCTCCTGGACAAACCCGACACGCGCGCTCGCGCGGCTCAGGTGTTGTCGATCGAGTACGCGGAGACGGGTGATGCGCGGAAAGAAGCGCATGCGTTGCGTGTGCTGCTCGAATCCGAGACGGACACGAGCACGCGTCTCGCGCTGTTCCTCAAGCTCGCCGATGTCGAAGAGGAGAAGTTGCGTGCAGCGGGAACGGCATTCGACGTCGTGCTCGGTGCGCTCAATGAGTTTGCGAGTGAGTTGACGGTTTGGGATCGAGCATCGGAGCTCGCGCAACGTTCGGGTCGTCCGACGGACTTGGCGGAGGCGTATCGCACGCACCTTGTCGCAGCGCGTTCTGCGGAAGGTGCTGCGAAGCTTCCGGACGACGTCGAGATCGATCTGTGCGAGCGTGCGGCGACACTACACGACGAACAACTCGGCGACCCCGAAGGGGCGATGCCGTACCTCGATCGCGTGCTCGCGGTGGACCCCACGAACGAGCGCGCGTTCTCGCGGCTGAAGTTGATCCTGACAAACTCGGAACGGTGGGGCGAGCTCGAAGCGCTGTACGACAAGGCGGCGCAAGGCACGCCTGATCCGGCGACGCGGATCGACTTGCTCAACGACGTCGCGATCATCGCCGAAGACACGATGGGCGATGCGGCGAAGGCGATTCGTTACTACGAGCGCATCCTCACGCTCGATTCGCTCTACGTGCCGGCGCTGAATGCATGCGAGCGGCTCTACGAGCGCGAAGGGCGATGGAAGGACTTGGCCGCGCTGCTCGAACGGCGCCTGGATACGGCGACCGACGACGAGACGGCGACGATCAAGTTGAACCTTGGCCGCATTTATCTCGACCGATTGCACGAGCCCGAAAAGTCGCTCGAACACCTCGAGCGGGTTCTCGAACTGCGTCAGTCGGATGCCGAGGCTCGGCAGCTCGTCGAGCGGCTCTTGGAAGTGGGCAGCTTGCGCCAGCGCGCAGCGCAGGTGCTTGAGATCGTGTACGAGGCGCGTGACGACGTACGTCAGCTCGTGCGAGTGCTCGAAATCCGCCGCGAAGGTGTGACGGACGAGCATGAGCGACGCGAGTTGTTGCGGCGTGTGAGCACGCTCCGTGACGAACGGCTGAAAGACGATGCGGGCGCGTTTGCAACGCTCAGTGAGTTTGTCCCGCTCGAACCCGATGATTCGGTCGTGCGTGATCGTTTCGTGGAGATCGGCCGGCGGCTCGGCGAACACGAGAAGATGGCACAGGTGCTCACGGCAGCAGCAGACGCGTGCAGCACGCCTCCGACGCAAGGCGAGATTCTCATGGTCGTCGCAGAGATCTGCGAGGACATGCTGGGCGATCTCGACCGAGCCGAAGCCGTGTTTCGACGGGTGCTCGGGATCGATCCGGGTGATCCGAACCTCGTGGTTCCGGCAGCTCAAGCGCTTGCACGGATCTACACGGGCAAGGGCAAACACGAGGCGCTCGCCGAAGTGCTCGCGGTGGAAGTTGGTCTCGAGGCAGACCTCGACAAACGCCGTGCGCTGTATCGGCGCATCGGTGAAGTATACGAGTCGGTGCTTGATCAACCGGACAAGGCGATTGGCGCGTGGCGCTCGCGCATGTCCGACGATCCGGAGGACCTCGAAGCACTCGCGGCACTCGAACGACTCTACGAGCGCACGGCAAATTGGCGTGAGCTCGTGGCGATACTCGAAGCGCGACAAACGCTTTCGACGGATCCGGTCGAGCGCAAGCGGACGATGGTGCGTGCTGCAGAAACGCTTGCAAGCAAGCTCGACGACGTGTCAGCGGCCATCAGCGGCTGGCGCAACGTGTCCGATGAGTTCGGGCCAGAGACCGCAACGCTTTCAGCGCTCGAAGCGCTGTACGAAAAGGCCGAGCGATGGGCGGACCTCGCCGACACGCTCGATGTTCACCTATCACTCGCCGGCGAGCTTGCCGAACGGCTCGACCTGTTCGCGCGACTGGGTGATGTGCGGCGGCTTCATCAGAGCGACCTGTCGGGTGCACTCGATGCCTATCGTCAGGCATTGATGCTCGATCCGAGCAACGCGCGTTGCAGAGCAGCGCTCGAAGCACTGCTCGAAGATCCCGATGCGCGGCGCGATGCAGCCGAAACGCTTCACCCGCTCTACGAGGCCGATGGAGACAGCGACAAGCTCCTACGCGTCCTCGAGATCGAGGTGGAGACGTCGCAGAGCACGGGCGAGCGTTTGGAGCAGCTTCAGACGGCGCTTCGAACGGCAGAAGGCCCCCTCGGTGATACCGGTCGCGCCTTCGGCTACGCCGTACGCGGCGTGCGCGAAGCAGCCGGTGAAGCGGAGGTCGGTGACTGGATCCAAACGGTCGAGCGCTTGGCCACTGCGACATCGCGCTGGACCGAGCTGTCGGATCTCTACCGCGCCGTCGTCGACGACATCCTCGACGGCGACGTGCAGCAAGACGTGCGGCTGCGAGTCGGCGAGCTTGCTCGCACGAAGCTCGACGACAAGACGCTCGCCATCGAGTGGTACAAGAAGGCGCTCGAAGCGAAGTCCGATGATCGTCGCGCGATGATCGCTCTCGAAGAACTCTACGCCGAGGCGAATGACGCGCCGAACTTGCTCGAGATCTTGCGGCAGCGTGTCGACAACGCGGAGAACGACGACGAGAAGAAGAAGCTGCTCTTCCGCCAAGCGGAGCTGCAACGCGACTCGCTCAAGGATCAGACGGGCGCGATCGAGACGTACGAAACGCTTCTCGACGTCGAGCTCAACCCGCGCGCAATTGCGGCCCTCGAGAAGCTCTACACCGAAGCAACGCGGTGGGAGGATCTCATCAAGCTCTACGAGCGTCAGCTCGATGGAGGCGTTGGGACCAAGGCCGAGCTTCGCGTGAAGATTGCGAAGGTCGCGCACGAGCGTCTCGAAGACGTGTCGCGTGCATTCGATGAGCTATCCGAAGCTCTCGCGATCGATTCGGCGCATACGGGTGCAGTCGGCGAGCTCGAAGCGCTCCTCGAATGCTCGGAAAATCCCGAACACCGAGCGCGGGCGGGCGAGATGCTCGAACCGGTCTACTTGCGACGTGCCGACTGGGCGCGCGTGAAGATGGCCCTCGATGCTCGTCTTGCCGCGAGCGAAGACTCCTCGGAACGACGTGAGCTTTTGACGAGGCTTGCAACGCTGCACGAGGAGCAGCTCGAGGACTACAAGGCGGCGCTCGAAACCGTTGCGAAGCTTCTCCACGAAGAGCTTGGTGACGAGGGCGTTTGGCACGAGCTCGAGCGACTTGCGAAGGTGGCGAGTGCCGAGCGACGGCTTGCCGAAATCTATTCGGCGGAGCTGACGGAGGTCACGTCCGATGACGCGCAAACCGCAAAGCTCAGCCGCCGAACGGGCGAGATCTATGCGGACCTGGGCGACGTCGCGAGTGCTCTGAAGTGGTACCGCCGCGCGTACGAATTCGAGCCCGAATCGACCGAGCTCTTCGCGCTCATCGATCGTTTGCTCGTGAAGGAAAACCGTCACGAGGAACGCGTGACGCTGTATCGAGCGTCGCTCGATCATCGCTACGACAAGGACCGCCTCGATGCGCTGCACACGATCGCGAAACTCGAACGCTTCGAGCTGAAACAGCTCGACCAAGCGATCGAGACGTATCGCGCGGCGCTCGACGTCGACGACGCGGATGCGAAATCCCTCGATGCACTGACCGAGCTTTATGCAGAGCTCGGACGTGATCAGGACCTGGCCGACCTGTACCTGCGACGAGCGGAAGCTGCGTCGAGTGGCGAGGCAGGTGCACCGTATCGGTTGGCTCTTGCTCGACTCCTTCGCGACAAGATCAAGGACACCTCGGCCGCGATTGATCAGCTCGAAGCGATCGTTGGCGATGTGCCGTGGCATCAGGAAGCGATCAAGGAGCTCGAAGCGCTCACGCAAAGCGACGAGCACAAGGCGCGTGTCGTCGAGATTCTGCGTCCTCTCTACGAACGCAGCGATGACTGGCGGCTCTTGGTCAAACTGAACGAGGAGCGCTTCAACCTCGCGCAAGACGTGCCGGAGAAGGTGGCCGTTCTTCGCGAGACTGCGCAGCTTTGGGAGACGCGCGGCAACGACCGGAATCTCGCGTTCCGCTCGATGCGTGCAGCCTTCGCGCTCGATCCGGAAGACGGTGAGACGCGTGCCGAGCTCGAACGCCTCGCGACCATCCTGAAGGCATGGGAGCGTTTGGCAGAGAGCTACGAGCAAGGCATCGAAAAGACCAATGACGACATGACGAAGCGCGAGCTGCTTCTCGCTGTCGCCAAGGTTTACGACGACAAGATCGACGATCCTCGTCGTGCGCTCGGCGCTTATCGCCGCCTGAGCGAGCTCGATGCGACCGAGCGCGATCCGCTCGAAGCGATGGACACGCTCGGCACACTCCTCGCGGATTGGCCGACGGTCATCGGCGTGCTCGAAAAGAAGAGCGAAATTGCGTCGGACGACGAGAACGCTGGGATTTGGCGGCGCATCGCCGAGACCAAACTCCAGATGCTCGACGATGAAGATGGCTCGATCAAAGCGTACGAACGTGCGCTCGAGCTCGATCCGGAAAGCACCGTCACGGCCGATGCGTTGATCTCACTCTACGAACCTCGCGATGCAGCCGAACGGCTCGTCGAGCTTTACGCGCGACGCGTCGAGCTTGCCGGAACGGGCGATGCGGACCTGCGCTACGACCTCAATGTCCGCGCTGCTGGTCGATACGAAAAGTCGCTCGGCAATCGTCGCGAAGCCATCAGCGCGCTCAATGCGGCACTCGATGCACGGCCCGCGGATGCGCCGGTGCTCGCCTCACTCGAACAGCTCTACCGAGCCGAGAAGATGTGGGACGAACTGCTCGACAACCTCAAGCTCCAAGCGGCGCACGCAGCGACCAAGGACGATCGCGTCAAGCTGCGCACGGCGATTGGCGATCTCTATGCAGATCAGCTCGCGAGCCCGCAGGATGCGCTCGAACACTATCGCCTCGTGCTCGACGACGACGCGACGAACGACCACGCCATCAAGGCCATTCGTGCGATCGGTGAAGGCCGAGAAGAGCTTCGTCTCGATGCGGCCGACGCGCTCGAACCGGTACTTCGCGCGGCTTCCCGCTGGGAAGAGCTCGTCGGTGTTCTCGAGATGCGTCTCAAGGCGCAAACCGAAGGAACGGATCGAGCGAAGACGCTTCGTGCGATCGCCCTTGTCGAAGACGAGAAGCTGTCGCGCACGCAGGCAGCCGAGAGTGCTCTTCTCCGAGCGCTCGAAGACACGCCCGACGATGCGGATTTGCATGCCGAGATCGAGCGACTCGTGGCGCGCTCCGACGGCTTCGGCCGGTACTGCGATGCGCTCTCGAATCGCGCAGGACAAACCTTCGATGCTACGATCGCGAAGGATCTCTGGTTGCGCGTCGGTCGAATCGCCGAAGAAAACCTGAAGGACGATCGGCGCAGCGTGGAAGCGTATGCGAAGGCCGTCGAGCAAGCAGGCGATGAGCCAGCACTGCTCGAAGCCCTCGATCGGCTCTACTCGCGCATCGGCGACAACAAGGCGCTCGCGGACGTGCTCGAGCGGCGCGTTGCAGTGATCTCGAATGAAGCGGAACAAGCGGGCTTCTATCACCGCTTGGCAACGATTCAGATCGAGGCATTCAGTGACAAGTCCGCGGGTCTCGCGACGTTGAAGCAGGCTCTCGAACGCGCACCCGATCACACGGCATCGCGTGAAGCGCTCGAGAAACTCACGGACGAAGAGTCGCTCTTCGAGGAAGCCGCCGAGGCGCTCGAGAACGTCTACAAGACGCAGGCCGATTACGCGGCACTCGCAAAGCTCTACGAGAAGCGAATCAAGTTCGCGGCTGGTCCGACCGAGCGTGTGCGTCTGCGACTCGACCTTGCAAAGGTGCTCGAGGATCGCTCGAACGATCCGAAGGCGGCGCAAGCATCGCTCGAAGCTGCGCTGTCGGATGATCCGTCCGATGTCGACGTTCTCGCCGAAATCGAACGGCTCGCTCCGGTGACGGGCGGTTGGGCGAGCGCAGCGGATGCGCTCGAAAAGGCCGTGTCCGAGAAGAAGGACCTTTCGTCCGAGGCAGCACGCGATCTGTGGATGCGTCTTGCCGAGTGGCGCAAGGACAAGATCCTCGACAACGCCGCGGCAGAACGTGCGTTCGAGCAAGCTCTCAAGCACGATCCGTCGAGCGAGACGATCCTGCGCAACATCGAAGGCTTGCAGCGCGTTGCGGGTCGTGAACGCGAGCTCGTCGAGACGCTGCGCCGTCTCGCGGCGCTCGACGGTCTGCAGCATCAATCGGCGGATCTTCGTCGCGAGGCGAAGGGCCTGGCCGAGGGCGTGCTTGCGGATGACGCGCTCTCCGAAGCGATCCTTCGCGAGATGATCAAGGCGGACGATGGTGACCTGTGGGCATTGGCGGAGCTCACGCGAGTTCGTGAGAAGGCCGGTGACCACAAGGAAGTCTTCGAATTGCTCGTGCGTCGTATCGATCTGCGTGCCGACGCGAGTCTCATTCGCGGCCTGCGGCATCAGGCTGCGGAAGTCGCGCGCGACAAGCTCAACGACGACAAGAGCGCCATCGAGATTTATAGCCAGGCGTTCGAGGACGAACCCAGCGACACGAAGGCGTCCGGTGCTCTCCGCGAGCTGTACGTGAAGGCTGGCAAGTACAAGGATCTTCTCGACCTTCTGTCGCGCCTCGTCGACATGGCCGACGGCCCATCGACGCGTTCGGACCTTCGTCTGGAAAGTGCGCAGATCTGCATCGACAAGCTCGACGCAACGAGCGAGGCGATGGAGCACCTGCGTGCGATCCTCGATGAAGAACGCACGCACGAGAAAGCCACGCTGCTCTTGTCGCAACTTCTCGAGAAGACGGGTCGTGACGACGAACTCGCGGAGCTTCTCAACTCGCAGATCGAACTGTCGAAGGAACGTGGCGATTTGTCGGCAGAGCTCGTGTACAGCGTGCGACTCGGCGAAGTCTTCGAGAAGCGTCTCAACAACGTCGCGAAGGCCATCGAGACGTATCAGGCGGTGCTCGCGCGCGATGCGAAGCACAAGGGAGCGCTCCTTTCGCTCGCGCGTCTGCACGAGAAGAAGGGCGCGAAGGCCGAAGCTGCCAAGGCACTCGAGACTGTGCTCGACGGCGTCAGCGGCGAAGAGGCAGTGCAGACGGCACTACGCCTGGGCGACCTCTACACGGCGCTCAAGGACGAGACTGCTGTGCGTCGTGTGCTCGAAATCGGTTTGAAGGCAAACGATCGCGCGCTCGACATTCGCACGAAGCTGCATTCGCTTTACGAGAAGCAACAGGCATGGGCCGAGCTTGCCGATCTCGTCAAAGGCGATGCGGACACCGCGACCGAAGACGCACAGAAGGTGCAGCTCTATCGTAAGGCGGCCGAAATCCACCTCACGAAGCGCAACGATCCTGGCGCAGCCGCGGATCTCTTGGTCAAGGCATCTGAACTTGCCCCAGGTGATCGCGAACTGCTCCTCACGCTCTGCGATGCCTACAGCGCATCGGGTCGTGGAAAGCAGGCAGCAGAGGTGCTCCAGAAGATCGTCGAGTCTTACGGTGGCCGTCGCTCGAAGGAGCTTGCGGCAATCCACCATCGCCTTGCCAAGGCCTACTTGGCGGATGGCGACAAGGAAAAGGCCCTCGCGGACCTCGAAGTCGCCTTCAAGATCGATCCCGGCTCGGTGGGCATTCTGCGTGATCTCGGCGTTCTCTCGATGGAACTCGGCGAGGCAGCTTCGGACAAACCCGTGCGCGATGCGAACTTCGAACGAGCGCAGAAGACCTTCCGCGCGCTGCTTCTGCAGAAGCTCGACGACAGCTCGCCGATCTCCAAGGCCGAGACCTTCTACTACATCGCCCGCATCCTCCATGCGCAGGGCGATGACAAGAAGGCCATCCAGCAACTCGATCGCTCGATCGATGCCGACAAGAACTTCGCGCCCGCGAAGGAATTGCACGCCAAGCTCAAGAAGTGA